TTGACGCTTTTATCTGTGGCGTACTCGAACACGCCGTCATTGAAGATTTTGCAGTTCTGATAGATTTCGACGAACGCGCTCCCCTTGTGATGAGCTGCTCGTTGCAGAATCTGCACCATGTGCTGCACGTCCACGTCGATCGTGCGAGCGACGAAGGTGGCCTCGGCCGCCAGAGCTAGAGACAAAGGACGTACGGGAGTCTCGAACGATCCGCCGGGACTGGTTTTGCTCAATGTGCCCAAGCGGCTGGAGGGAGAGTACTGGCCCTTGGTCAAGCCGTAGATTTCGTTGTTGAAAAGCAGGATTTTGATGTCCACATTGCGGCGCAGAGCGTGGATCAGGTGGTTGCCCCCGATCGATAAGCCATCGCCATCGCCGGTGACCACCCAGACCAGCAGGTCGGGATTAGCTAGACGCAGTCCCGTGGCGATGGTAGGCGCCCGACCGTGAATCGTGTGGAAGCCGTAGGTATTCATGTAATAGGGGAAGCGGCTGGAGCAGCCGATCCCGGAGACGAAGACGATTTTTTCCCGCGGAATGCCGAGGGAGGCCAACGCCTTCTTCATTTGTGCCAGGATCGAGTAATCGCCGCAGCCGGGACACCAACGGACCTCCTGGTCCGTCTTGAAGTCGTCCGGCTTGAGTGTGGGCAGTGGGGCAGTTGTGATGGCCATAGTTTAGGGTCCTGTAGAGCGTCCATAATGGTAAAGGATGGAAGTCCTCACTTCAGATTTTACGGTATGCACTTCGGATTCTGCAGTCTTCGTGCGGGCATCCAGTATGGACACCGTTGTGTCGGAAGCCGCAGGCTGAGCTTGCCGGGCGTCCTGAGGGCGGATAGCTTTCCAAGATTGCTGTAAATTGTGCGTGAACATGGCCACATTCGGGGCTGTCGGGAGAGCACTGTCAGGAGGTTTTTTGGCTTAGGGCCTTTTCGACCGCGGCTTCCAGCTCGGAGACTAGGAACGGTTTGCCTTGGACTTTGCTGACGGAGATGGCGGGAACCAGGTACTTGGCCCGCAAGAGCCAGCAGAGCTGGCCCGTGTTGAGTTCGGGAACAAGGATAGTTTTGTAGCGTTTGAGGACAGCTTCCGTGTTTTTCGGCATGGGGTTGAGGTAGCGGAAGTGGGTCTGAGCGACCTTGATTCCGCGGCGGCGGAGGCGTTCGACGGCTGTGGTGATGGCCCCGTAGGTTCCTCCCCAACCAGCTAAAAGGATATCGGCGTCGGTATCCCCTGTGACTTCCAGTTCGGGGATGAAGTCGGCAATGTTCTCGATTTTCTGGCGGCGGACGCGGGTCATGTGTTCGTGATTGAGAGGGTCGTAGCTGATGTTGCCTGTGATGTCCTGTTTTTCCAAGCCGCCGATGCGATGTTCTAAGCCGGGGGTGCCTGGAATGGCCCAAGGCCGCACGAGCCGGGCATCGCGCTTGTAGGGAAGGAATTTGCCAGCGCCGCCCCCTTCGCCGTCCATACTCGTCTCATGGGCCGGACCGTTCCACCCCTGGCTGTTGGGCTGGGTGGCGAAGGTGATGGACAGCCGCGGCAAGTTCTGAATGTCCGGAATGCGCCACGGTTCCGCACCGTTGGCCAAGTAGCCATCTGAGAGGAAGAAGACCGGGCACATGAACTGCGTGGCCAAGCGGACTGCTTCGAGGATCATGTCGAAGCAATCGGCTGGGGAACGAGGAGCGACGACAGCCACGGGGCTATCCCCATTGCGGCCGAAAAGGGCCTGGAGCAGGTCAGCCTGTTCGGTCTTGGTTGGCAGTCCGGTGCTGGGTCCGCCACGCTGCACGTCGATGACCACTAAAGGCAGCTCGGTCATGACGGCCAGGTTGATCGCCTCGCTTTTCAGGCAGACACCAG
This genomic interval from Thermogemmata fonticola contains the following:
- a CDS encoding 2-oxoacid:ferredoxin oxidoreductase subunit beta, encoding MAITTAPLPTLKPDDFKTDQEVRWCPGCGDYSILAQMKKALASLGIPREKIVFVSGIGCSSRFPYYMNTYGFHTIHGRAPTIATGLRLANPDLLVWVVTGDGDGLSIGGNHLIHALRRNVDIKILLFNNEIYGLTKGQYSPSSRLGTLSKTSPGGSFETPVRPLSLALAAEATFVARTIDVDVQHMVQILQRAAHHKGSAFVEIYQNCKIFNDGVFEYATDKSVKADNLLYLEHGKPMLFGKDRNKGIRLNGIKPEVVEVGKDCGLDDILVHDEAAEDPTLAYLLSRFVHDTSQDTVRPFPEPVGVLRAVRKPTYEELLDARIADAITRKGKGRLEDLFKAEDVWTVE